The Magnolia sinica isolate HGM2019 chromosome 10, MsV1, whole genome shotgun sequence genome includes a window with the following:
- the LOC131257958 gene encoding RNA-binding motif protein 25 isoform X1 yields the protein MALVSPSSPATLPPEKSDPEIALPSSNQFTEIPLPSSKSTELPLPPSTQPMPPPHSTSSPSIIETPNPNPSISSQPPPSIQSISPSPIPGPPPSFRPAAVPAPVPPPASQFSPLLPNPPTLQPPGVGGVPMSIMLPGMGTGAGSVTVSVSPLRPPNMYPYATGQPPNPPPSGLYGQMPNGYASMHGAAGIPPPGIVCIPAGIPRYPSPYAGMGRPAFPPRPPTAMGVIPPLSRPPVPGIRGVPPMVAPVMRPVVPIVAPTEKPQTTVYVGKIAATVENEFLLSLLQLCGPVKSWKRAQDPSDGSPRGFGFCEFESAEGVLRALRLLSKFSVDGQELVLNVNQATREYLERYVEKKTEREKKLKEGDAEGIEKDDESAPGVKKHEPQKPSLQDSKKDDHSADKENHDAAQKFGIVTDEDREADREASEKLTSMMEERLKTKPLPPPPPVQNDSSMKSNSEVPAKSRDGDSDVDIMKSDAAEDKNDDETTSEHKPTAEHDRPETSSSDKGRRYDRRSRERDRERDLKREKERELERYERERERERVRREREREMKVREAERLYKERVKEWESREREKDHQRMYEKEKEKEKERERRREIMDQEDESDDEDTRKRRRRSSSTYEEKRRKRQREKEDDLDDRLREEEEFAEAKRRAVEEQKQREEEVGQATNGSEKPAMPEEGISDEERENALDVTCERDSGHANHSRDAVQRNGTGDELTSGSSVADLDMRQNSGAPARKLGFGLTGSGKRTAVPSVFHEEDDEDAQKEKKMRPLVPIDYSTEEIKAVQPSVTGTPPNLVAAAEFAKRISNVNTKEERGESERERSKRSNDRSSQRERDRNDDESSRARDENKEKVHDKSLDRDRDQEHGPDKVKSLENKKLLDAKQLIDMIPKTKEELFSYDINWAVYDKHELHERMRPWISKKITEFLGEEEATLVDYIVSSTKEHVRATQMLELLQSILDDEAEMFVLKMWRMLIFEIKKVETGLSLKPRA from the exons ATGGCGttagtttctccttcctctcctGCAACCCTTCCACCTGAAAAATCCGATCCCGAAATTGCCCTTCCCTCTTCTAATCAATTTACCGAAATACCCCTCCCCTCTTCCAAATCCACCGAACTACCCCTCCCCCCATCCACCCAACCCATGCCCCCACCACATTcaacatcctcaccgtccatcataGAAACCCCCAATCCAAACCCTAGTATCAGTTCCCAGCCCCCTCCATCCATCCAATCTATATCCCCGTCTCCGATCCCGGGCCCACCACCATCTTTCCGGCCCGCAGCCGTCCCCGCTCCGGTCCCGCCCCCGGCCTCGCAATTCTCCCCGCTCCTCCCAAATCCCCCTACCCTCCAACCCCCTGGTGTCGGCGGGGTCCCCATGTCGATCATGCTTCCTGGCATGGGCACCGGCGCCGGGTCCGTCACGGTCTCCGTCTCGCCCCTCCGCCCTCCTAATATGTACCCTTACGCTACTGGCCAGCCTCCCAATCCCCCTCCTTCGGGCCTTTATGGTCAGATGCCGAACGGCTATGCTTCCATGCATGGGGCGGCGGGGATCCCTCCACCTG GTATTGTTTGCATTCCTGCAGGTATTCCTCGTTATCCTTCGCCATATGCGGGTATGGGTCGCCCTGCCTTCCCACCACGTCCACCAACGGCAATGGGTGTGATTCCGCCACTGTCACGGCCTCCTGTTCCAGGGATCCGTGGAGTTCCTCCAATGGTTGCCCCTGTGATGAGGCCAGTTGTTCCTATTGTTGCACCGACAGAGAAGCCCCAGACCACAGTTTATGTTGGCAAGATAGCTGCAACTGTGGAAAATGAATTTCTGCTCTCTCTCCTTCAG CTATGTGGGCCAGTCAAGAGTTGGAAGCGTGCACAAGATCCCTCTGATGGATCTCCAAGAGGCTTTGGCTTTTGTGAATTTGAATCTGCTGAAGGGGTGCTTCGTGCGTTGCGCCTGCTGAGTAAATTTAGTGTTGATGGACAAGAGCTGGTG CTAAACGTAAATCAAGCAACAAGGGAATACCTAGAGCGTTATGTTGAAAAGAAAACTGAAAGAGAAAAGAAACTTAAAGAAGGTGATGCTGAAGGTATTGAAAAAGATGATGAGAGTGCACCAGGTGTCAAGAAGCATGAGCCTCAAAAGCCCTCTTTACAGGACTCAAAAAAGGATGATCATTCGGCGGATAAAGAAAATCATGATGCAGCCCAGAAATTTGGTATCGTGACGGATGAAGATCGCGAGGCCGACAGAGAGGCTTCAGAGAAGCTAACAAGTATGATGGAAGAGAGGTTGAAGACAAAACCCCTGCCTCCTCCCCCACCTGTCCAAAATGATAGTTCTATGAAATCAAACTCTGAAGTGCCTGCTAAATCCAGGGATGGGGATTCTGATGTGGATATCATGAAAAGTG ATGCGGCTGAAGATAAAAATGATGATGAGACAACAAGCGAACACAAGCCAACAGCTGAGCACGATAGGCCTGAAACAAGCTCATCGGACAAGGGTAGGAGGTATGATAGGAGGAGCAGAGAGAGGGACAGGGAGCGGGATTTGAAAAGGGAGAAGGAACGGGAACTAGAGAGATATGAGAGAGAacgggagagagaaagagtgaggaGGGAGAGGGAGCGAGAGATGAAAGTCCGAGAGGCTGAGCGTTTGTATAAGGAGCGCGTTAAGGAGTGGGAATCcagggagagagaaaaagatcACCAGAGGATGtatgagaaggagaaggagaaggaaaaggAACGTGAACGCCGGAGGGAGATCATGGATCAAGAAGATGAGAGTGATGATGAAGATACAAGGAAACGAAGGCGCAGGAGTAGTAGCACATATGAGGAGAAGAGGAGAAAAAGGCAACGGGAAAAGGAAGATGACTTGGATGATCGATTAAGAGAGGAAGAGGAATTTGCAGAGGCTAAGAGGCGAGCAGTTGAAGAGCAGAAGCAGAGAGAGGAAGAGGTTGGCCAGGCAACTAATGGGAGTGAGAAACCTGCGATGCCAGAAGAAGGAATTAGTgatgaagagagagaaaatgcTTTAGATGTGACTTGTGAGAGGGATTCTGGTCATGCTAACCATTCTC GTGATGCGGTTCAAAGAAATGGCACTGGGGATGAATTAACTTCGGGATCATCAGTTGCTGATTTGGATATGAGGCAGAATAGCGGTGCTCCTGCTCGAAAGTTGGGTTTTGGCCTAACAGGCTCAGGAAAACGAACGGCCGTCCCTTCTGTTTTCCatgaagaagatgatgaggatgcacagaaggagaagaagatgagaCCACTAGTGCCTATCGATTATTCCACGGAGGAAATAAAGGCGGTCCAACCCTCTGTTACTGGGACACCCCCGAATTTGGTGGCAGCGGCAGAATTTGCTAAGCGAATCTCCAATGTTAACACCAAAGAAGAGAGGGGTGAATCAGAGAGGGAAAGAAGTAAGCGATCTAATGACAGATCGAGCCAGAGAGAGCGAGATCGAAATGATGATGAGAGCAGCCGTGCCAGAGATGAGAACAAAGAGAAAGTGCATGATAAGTCCCTTGACCGGGACAGGGATCAGGAACATGGTCCAGATAAGGTGAAGTCACTGGAAAACAAGAAGCTTTTGGACGCAAAGCAATTAATCGATATGATCCCGAAAACTAAGGAAGAGTTATTTTCATATGATATCAACTGGGCTGTTTATGACAAG CATGAGCTACATGAGAGAATGAGACCGTGGATATCAAAGAAGATTACGGAGTTTCTGGGTGAGGAAGAAGCTACTTTGGTGGACTACATTGTTTCCAGTACAAAGGAGCACGTGCGGGCAACTCAAATGCTGGAACTGCTCCAATCCATCTTGGATGATGAAGCGGAAATGTTTGTCCTCAAGATGTGGAGGATGCTTATCTTTGAAATTAAGAAAGTGGAGACAGGTCTCTCTTTAAAGCCTAGGGCCTGA